Proteins encoded within one genomic window of Hahella chejuensis KCTC 2396:
- a CDS encoding outer membrane beta-barrel domain-containing protein, producing the protein MENWIKRIFLTNGRRPVAGAALACAIAAAGAGQAFAEEADAESEPVVKPLIEPEVTPRRVQEDLIDTEDFEVGVYTGLMSVEDFGVNFVIGARVAYHINEDLFVEGNYGFTDTSETSYEKLSGSAKLLKDDERDLTYYNLSLGYNIFPGEIFLGSKYAFNTNFYVVGGLGSTQFAGDDRLTANFGWGFQVLGTDWLSLHLGMRDHIFDTDILGEDKKTHNLEMTTGLSVFF; encoded by the coding sequence ATGGAAAATTGGATTAAGCGTATTTTTCTAACCAACGGCCGGCGCCCGGTCGCCGGCGCCGCACTGGCGTGCGCGATAGCGGCGGCGGGCGCCGGGCAGGCGTTTGCGGAGGAAGCGGATGCGGAGTCGGAGCCAGTTGTTAAACCGCTGATTGAGCCAGAAGTGACGCCGCGCCGCGTTCAGGAAGACCTGATTGACACGGAAGACTTTGAAGTCGGCGTATACACTGGCCTGATGAGTGTGGAGGACTTCGGCGTTAACTTCGTGATAGGCGCGCGCGTGGCTTACCATATTAATGAAGACCTGTTCGTTGAGGGCAACTATGGCTTTACCGACACCAGCGAGACCAGCTATGAAAAGCTGAGCGGCTCCGCCAAATTGCTGAAAGACGATGAGCGCGACCTGACTTATTACAACCTTTCTCTCGGATATAACATTTTTCCTGGGGAAATATTCCTGGGCAGTAAATACGCCTTCAATACCAATTTCTATGTCGTGGGTGGGTTGGGCAGCACTCAGTTCGCCGGCGATGATCGCTTGACGGCCAACTTCGGCTGGGGGTTTCAGGTGTTGGGGACTGACTGGTTGTCCCTGCATCTGGGCATGAGAGACCACATTTTCGACACCGATATCCTGGGCGAGGACAAGAAAACCCATAACCTGGAAATGACTACAGGCCTGTCTGTTTTCTTCTAG
- a CDS encoding DUF4266 domain-containing protein — MKKWLFLLWAPMILGGCSSIEPWVMPYERNNLADPIMSFGRIGIAGSYMHHVYQAREGARGAEGGSGGGCGCN, encoded by the coding sequence ATGAAAAAGTGGCTATTCCTGCTGTGGGCTCCCATGATTTTGGGAGGCTGCAGCAGTATCGAACCCTGGGTCATGCCTTATGAGCGTAATAACCTCGCCGACCCGATTATGAGCTTTGGCCGCATAGGCATTGCCGGCTCTTATATGCATCACGTCTATCAGGCCCGGGAGGGCGCGCGCGGCGCTGAAGGCGGTTCCGGCGGAGGCTGTGGCTGTAACTGA
- a CDS encoding TlpA family protein disulfide reductase, with protein MKTKFFKSVAALCFVLSASVLSLGAGAAEIKGPAADFTLKSSLGKNLRLQEYRGQVVLINFWASWCGPCRQEMPILEDIYKKYEKFGFTIFAVNVDEDSSLANEFLKDTKVTFPILYDNQNKVSRLYDVKAMPTTVIVDRNGNMRYLHKGYQPGTEDHYVKEVKALIRE; from the coding sequence ATGAAAACGAAATTCTTTAAAAGTGTGGCGGCGCTCTGCTTTGTGCTCTCCGCTTCCGTTTTGTCTCTGGGCGCGGGCGCTGCGGAGATCAAAGGACCGGCGGCGGACTTTACGCTGAAAAGCTCACTGGGCAAGAATCTGCGCCTGCAGGAATATCGCGGCCAAGTGGTGCTGATCAATTTTTGGGCTTCCTGGTGCGGCCCCTGTCGTCAGGAAATGCCGATACTGGAAGATATTTACAAGAAGTACGAAAAATTCGGCTTCACCATTTTCGCAGTGAATGTGGATGAAGATTCTTCTCTGGCTAACGAGTTCCTGAAAGACACCAAGGTCACTTTCCCGATTCTCTACGACAACCAGAATAAGGTCAGCCGCTTGTATGACGTAAAAGCGATGCCGACAACGGTCATCGTGGATAGAAACGGCAATATGCGATACCTGCACAAAGGCTACCAGCCAGGTACGGAAGATCATTACGTCAAAGAAGTCAAAGCGCTGATTCGCGAGTAA
- a CDS encoding methyl-accepting chemotaxis protein encodes MAVGAFSRFFSFRFNSIGFRVAALLLVTAVIVSGAFSFTRSGMSSVRDRFSHLIETVNRSGDLADELAVNYLITTKGVNNILSVNQVNEVRAKHETIKALTPGFMENASLLAELSPSTREQVGLLIAHRNELDRLVDSIVKRQIDAIELEQRNVAALAAFRAEGDKISKMLADMISLINMFESDYPVVIEAQNLKQTILSLQIAVTRYTSEKDRSVMKKLQVEFDDGVKEGVATLETLKRMVEDEATLADIDDIYREYDAWIKKLQEENDIFNAYLLRLNNRDQAIKLANDSDAIITDMNSAITRINQITGDLVAQSSEETNQVVDRVNRAIGFGAIGSLISFVLVSIIILNVVIKPIKAITRRVMDIAEGEGDLTQRVEVGSKGEIAVLASYFNAFICKIQDVIVSIQSASESMKDNISELDKCAHNTSDVSQRQRNESVLLREDMESLSQSVDTVSKFSQDSIQLAEQANQIGEKTKNLVVDSIESIEGLATDISQGAEIIKELGSEIEQIDSVVSVIRAIAEQTNLLALNAAIEAARAGEQGRGFAVVADEVRSLASRTQDSTADIQAMTEKLQEGSKKAISFMNKSQVKGGATVEEARATGAHLDEMAQAIERVRNMNSEISTAAIAQMKLALGVNDRIRLVDEISLETDKEAHRSAENSERLSNLSEQLTQLVRKFRI; translated from the coding sequence ATGGCGGTTGGCGCTTTTTCCCGCTTCTTCTCCTTTCGTTTTAACAGCATCGGTTTCCGGGTTGCGGCTTTGCTATTGGTCACCGCCGTCATTGTGTCCGGCGCCTTTTCTTTTACCCGGAGCGGCATGTCGTCGGTGCGAGACCGGTTTTCGCACCTGATAGAAACCGTTAATCGTTCCGGCGATCTTGCTGATGAGTTGGCGGTTAACTATCTCATTACTACCAAAGGCGTAAACAACATTCTGTCCGTTAACCAGGTGAACGAGGTGCGCGCCAAGCACGAGACGATCAAAGCGCTTACGCCCGGTTTTATGGAGAATGCGTCGCTACTGGCGGAGTTGTCGCCCTCCACGCGGGAACAAGTGGGCTTACTGATAGCTCATCGTAACGAGCTGGACAGGTTGGTGGACAGTATCGTCAAGCGTCAGATCGACGCGATTGAGCTGGAACAGCGCAATGTGGCCGCTCTCGCTGCGTTCCGGGCGGAAGGGGACAAGATTTCCAAAATGCTGGCGGACATGATTTCTCTTATCAACATGTTTGAAAGCGACTATCCGGTGGTGATTGAAGCGCAGAATTTGAAGCAGACGATTTTGAGTTTGCAGATAGCGGTGACGCGATACACATCGGAGAAAGACCGCAGTGTGATGAAAAAGCTGCAGGTTGAGTTCGACGATGGCGTCAAAGAGGGAGTCGCGACGTTAGAGACCCTCAAACGCATGGTGGAGGACGAAGCGACCTTGGCGGATATCGATGATATCTATCGGGAATATGACGCCTGGATCAAAAAGCTGCAGGAGGAAAATGATATCTTTAATGCATACCTGCTGCGTCTCAATAATCGGGATCAGGCCATCAAACTCGCCAACGACAGTGATGCGATCATCACTGACATGAACTCGGCGATTACCCGGATTAATCAGATCACTGGAGATCTGGTGGCTCAATCCAGCGAGGAGACCAATCAGGTCGTGGACAGGGTGAATCGCGCCATTGGCTTCGGCGCTATCGGCTCCCTGATATCCTTTGTGCTGGTGTCGATCATTATTCTTAATGTGGTGATTAAACCTATCAAGGCTATTACGCGGCGTGTAATGGATATCGCCGAAGGAGAGGGCGACCTGACGCAACGGGTAGAGGTTGGCAGCAAGGGAGAGATCGCGGTGCTGGCGTCTTATTTCAATGCGTTTATCTGCAAGATACAGGATGTCATCGTCAGCATTCAGTCCGCCAGCGAGAGCATGAAGGACAACATCAGCGAGCTGGATAAATGCGCGCACAACACCTCTGACGTCAGTCAGCGTCAGCGTAATGAATCCGTATTATTGCGGGAGGATATGGAATCTCTGTCGCAATCGGTGGATACGGTTTCGAAGTTTTCGCAAGACTCCATCCAACTCGCGGAACAGGCCAATCAGATCGGCGAAAAAACCAAAAACCTGGTGGTGGACTCCATAGAGTCTATCGAAGGACTGGCTACGGATATCAGCCAGGGCGCTGAAATTATCAAGGAGCTGGGTTCCGAAATTGAGCAAATCGACTCGGTCGTCAGCGTAATTCGCGCTATCGCGGAGCAAACCAACTTGCTGGCGCTCAATGCCGCTATCGAAGCGGCAAGGGCGGGAGAACAGGGTAGAGGTTTCGCCGTGGTGGCGGACGAAGTGCGCTCTCTCGCCTCGCGGACTCAGGACAGCACGGCGGATATTCAGGCGATGACGGAGAAGCTGCAGGAAGGCTCAAAAAAAGCCATCAGTTTTATGAATAAAAGCCAAGTGAAAGGGGGCGCCACGGTGGAAGAAGCCCGCGCCACCGGCGCACATTTGGATGAAATGGCGCAGGCCATTGAGCGAGTACGGAACATGAACAGCGAAATCAGCACGGCGGCGATTGCTCAGATGAAGCTTGCCCTGGGCGTAAATGATCGTATTCGGCTGGTGGATGAGATAAGCCTGGAAACCGACAAGGAAGCCCACCGTAGCGCCGAAAACAGCGAACGTCTGAGCAACTTGAGTGAACAGCTGACGCAATTGGTGCGTAAGTTTCGCATCTAG
- a CDS encoding FAD:protein FMN transferase codes for MKKLLALMSGVLLLASFVQSASAEWFSKDWNGMGTKIRAEVWVEEGGSAEAEKAFAAVDQEFDRIEALMSVYIDSSEVSKVNRLAAKQAVVITPELFHLIEKAQRVSELSDGAFDITFASIGKFYNYREGQAPDDKQIEENLPAINYRWIEMDPAALSIHFKDPRVTIDLGGIAKGYAVDKAIEKLAGLGVQYALVSAGGDSRLLGDKHGRPWIVGVKDPRLEEKNAVLIPLENTAMSTSGDYERFFIHDGVRVHHIISPKTGKSAEESQSVTVIGPDATTTDALSTTVFILGAKKGLELIEKLPGIDAIIIDRHRKMHYSSELQPPTAE; via the coding sequence ATGAAGAAACTTCTTGCTCTGATGAGCGGCGTTTTGCTGCTTGCCTCTTTTGTTCAATCCGCTTCCGCCGAATGGTTCAGTAAAGACTGGAATGGCATGGGTACAAAAATTCGCGCGGAGGTCTGGGTGGAAGAAGGCGGCTCCGCTGAAGCGGAAAAAGCCTTTGCGGCGGTAGATCAGGAATTTGATCGTATTGAAGCATTGATGAGCGTGTACATCGACAGCAGCGAAGTGTCCAAGGTGAATCGGCTTGCTGCTAAACAGGCGGTGGTTATCACGCCGGAACTGTTTCATTTGATTGAAAAAGCGCAGCGGGTGTCTGAGCTGAGCGATGGCGCTTTTGATATTACTTTCGCTTCCATCGGCAAGTTCTATAACTATCGCGAAGGACAGGCCCCAGACGATAAGCAAATTGAAGAAAACCTGCCAGCCATCAACTACCGATGGATAGAAATGGACCCGGCGGCGCTCAGCATTCATTTTAAAGATCCCAGAGTCACCATTGATCTGGGGGGGATCGCCAAGGGCTACGCCGTAGATAAGGCGATCGAAAAGCTTGCGGGCCTGGGCGTTCAATATGCGCTGGTGAGCGCGGGAGGGGACAGTCGTCTTTTGGGGGACAAGCATGGCCGGCCATGGATCGTCGGGGTGAAAGACCCGCGTCTGGAGGAGAAAAACGCTGTCCTTATACCTCTGGAAAACACGGCAATGTCCACTTCTGGGGACTATGAGCGTTTTTTTATTCATGATGGCGTGCGGGTGCACCACATCATTTCTCCCAAAACCGGTAAGTCTGCGGAGGAATCTCAAAGCGTGACCGTTATCGGCCCGGACGCCACCACTACCGATGCGCTTTCCACTACGGTTTTCATTCTTGGTGCGAAAAAGGGGCTGGAGTTGATTGAAAAGCTGCCAGGAATTGATGCGATTATTATCGACCGTCATCGCAAAATGCATTATTCATCGGAACTGCAACCGCCGACAGCTGAATAG
- a CDS encoding SH3 domain-containing protein — protein MLAVRIFPVWLIILCCFSLKSFAEDDYQTVDVAEPYLEFRTGPGRGYPVFFVVEQGEQIEILKRKTEWFKVRNAKGQEGWASRAQMEMTLDGSGEQVAFSEPRFDDFSSRSWEGGVATGDFGGAAVNSMYVGYLFTPNLSTELWASQVLGDFSQIMIADLNIVHQPFPHWRISPFFTLGTGAAFIKPKATLVNEDNRVEEAVHYGLGVRWYMTNRYFIRMEYKDYVVFTDRDENEEAEEWKIGLSVFF, from the coding sequence TTGTTAGCGGTAAGAATATTCCCGGTTTGGTTGATTATCCTTTGTTGCTTTTCACTGAAGAGTTTTGCTGAAGACGATTATCAGACAGTAGATGTCGCCGAGCCCTACCTTGAGTTCCGTACGGGACCAGGTCGGGGCTACCCGGTGTTTTTCGTCGTCGAGCAAGGCGAGCAAATTGAAATTCTCAAACGGAAAACCGAATGGTTCAAAGTGCGCAACGCCAAAGGGCAGGAAGGCTGGGCCAGCCGTGCGCAGATGGAAATGACTCTGGATGGAAGCGGCGAACAGGTCGCTTTCAGCGAGCCGCGCTTTGACGACTTTTCCTCACGTAGCTGGGAGGGCGGCGTCGCTACCGGCGACTTTGGCGGCGCAGCGGTGAACTCCATGTATGTGGGTTACCTCTTCACTCCCAATTTATCAACAGAGCTTTGGGCTTCTCAGGTGTTGGGCGACTTTTCCCAGATCATGATCGCGGACCTGAATATTGTGCACCAGCCTTTCCCTCACTGGCGTATTTCTCCTTTCTTCACGTTGGGAACCGGCGCCGCGTTCATCAAGCCGAAAGCGACGCTGGTGAATGAAGACAACAGGGTTGAGGAAGCCGTACATTACGGGCTCGGGGTCAGATGGTACATGACCAACCGTTATTTTATCCGGATGGAATACAAAGACTACGTGGTCTTCACAGACCGCGACGAAAACGAAGAAGCAGAAGAATGGAAAATTGGATTAAGCGTATTTTTCTAA
- a CDS encoding PD40 domain-containing protein, with protein MNKTMTPPNKLCVSGYKRFGRIFPLSALSVALAACGGGIGGANQDPDPVIQDIPIAYVKRPLLADEDNNLLSLDARAPLDFLPGGVLYLRSQASPSAPERDISSQAFQGAEYLNDEGQLLYDVRDVDVSSDGSKIVFAMRAPVIEDADEDEQPTWNIWEYDVASRSLERVIASDNVAEAGHDIGPHYLPDGRIVFASTRQRQSQAILLDEGKPQFEALNEDRRDPALALHVISPDTDEITQITFNQSSDLDPFVAQNGKIVFTRWDNMGGNNSMNLYQVNPDGTGLEYLYGRHSHDTGSSNEAVQFLKPVELEDGRIMVSLRPYQSSRYGGALVAIDVENFTEHDQPTYENRGLLTNGQSRLTPNDVSTDDDVQTLAGTFNSAYPMLDGTGRLLVSWSQCRLVDSDNDIVPCTKDRLEDSDYQAAAPLYGLWIYNAADGTQLPVVIPTEFTLYTDAVVLQNRTRPDFIPDGDGLDADLGDAGYGVVHIRSVYDIDGVDTTPAGVSAMADPVQTSADDRPARFLRVVKAVSMPDDDIIDVPGTAFGASAGQLMREILGYVPIEPDGSVKFAVPANVAFAVSIVDKSGKRSSPRHQNWLQVRPGETMECVGCHTANSELPHGRPGAQAPSINVGAATTGQPFPNTAPALFTDMGETMAETYARINGLRYLNPDIVFDDEWTDANITAKAESFSYAYADLAGSAPITSACASPKDAKCRVVINYETHIHPLWGKNRQVLDDDGTTVLADNTCNTCHGLTDAMTMVQVPAAQLDLGDGPSTDQADHFKSYRELLFNDAEQELIEGVLVDRQVPVLDNEGNPVFETNGDGDLILDDDGNPIPVTTTVAVNRSMTPQGAVASTRFFAPFQTGGSHEGWLDPVELKLISEWLDIGAQYYNNPFDVPQD; from the coding sequence ATGAATAAAACAATGACGCCGCCCAATAAATTATGCGTATCTGGATATAAACGATTTGGTCGGATATTTCCTTTATCTGCGTTGTCTGTAGCCCTTGCCGCCTGTGGCGGCGGTATCGGAGGCGCTAATCAGGACCCTGATCCTGTCATTCAGGATATTCCTATCGCCTACGTGAAACGCCCTTTGCTGGCTGATGAAGACAACAATCTGCTGAGCCTGGATGCTCGTGCGCCGCTCGATTTCCTCCCAGGGGGAGTGCTCTATCTGAGAAGCCAGGCTTCACCCAGCGCTCCGGAGCGGGACATTAGCTCCCAGGCGTTTCAGGGAGCGGAATACCTTAACGATGAAGGTCAGCTTCTGTACGACGTAAGAGACGTCGACGTCTCCTCCGATGGCTCCAAAATCGTCTTCGCCATGCGCGCGCCGGTGATCGAGGATGCGGATGAAGACGAGCAGCCAACCTGGAATATCTGGGAATACGACGTCGCATCTCGCAGTCTGGAGCGGGTGATTGCGTCGGATAACGTAGCGGAGGCGGGGCACGATATAGGTCCGCATTACCTTCCTGACGGGCGTATTGTCTTTGCATCCACTCGGCAGCGGCAGTCTCAGGCGATATTGCTGGATGAAGGCAAGCCGCAGTTTGAAGCTTTGAATGAAGACCGTCGCGACCCGGCTCTGGCTCTCCATGTGATTAGTCCGGATACAGATGAGATCACGCAGATCACCTTCAACCAAAGTAGTGACCTGGACCCGTTTGTCGCCCAGAACGGCAAGATAGTCTTCACGCGCTGGGACAACATGGGCGGCAATAACTCCATGAACCTGTATCAGGTGAATCCTGATGGAACCGGCCTGGAATATCTGTATGGACGCCATAGCCATGACACGGGCTCCAGTAATGAGGCGGTACAGTTTCTCAAGCCTGTAGAGCTGGAGGACGGCCGTATTATGGTGAGTCTGCGTCCTTATCAAAGCAGTCGTTATGGCGGGGCGCTGGTTGCTATAGATGTGGAAAATTTCACAGAACATGATCAGCCCACCTATGAAAACCGGGGCCTGTTGACGAACGGCCAGTCCCGGCTGACGCCCAATGACGTCTCCACGGATGATGATGTCCAGACGCTCGCCGGAACCTTCAATTCCGCCTATCCCATGTTGGATGGAACCGGTCGACTGTTGGTGAGCTGGAGTCAGTGTCGTTTGGTAGACTCTGATAACGATATTGTGCCTTGCACCAAAGATCGCCTGGAAGACTCCGACTATCAGGCGGCGGCGCCTTTGTACGGGCTGTGGATCTATAATGCGGCGGACGGCACGCAGTTGCCTGTGGTCATTCCCACTGAATTTACCTTGTACACCGATGCGGTGGTGCTGCAGAATCGCACCCGGCCGGACTTTATTCCTGACGGAGACGGTCTTGACGCTGATCTGGGCGATGCCGGGTATGGCGTGGTGCATATCCGAAGCGTCTACGATATTGACGGCGTGGACACAACCCCCGCGGGCGTAAGCGCCATGGCTGACCCTGTGCAGACGTCGGCGGATGATCGACCCGCTCGCTTCCTGCGAGTGGTTAAAGCGGTTTCTATGCCTGACGATGATATTATCGATGTGCCCGGAACTGCATTCGGCGCCAGTGCGGGTCAATTAATGCGCGAAATACTTGGATATGTTCCCATTGAACCCGATGGCTCAGTGAAGTTCGCTGTGCCGGCGAATGTGGCGTTTGCGGTCAGCATCGTGGACAAGTCCGGTAAGCGCTCCAGCCCGCGGCATCAAAACTGGTTGCAAGTACGGCCGGGAGAGACGATGGAATGCGTCGGCTGTCATACGGCTAACAGCGAATTGCCTCATGGACGCCCAGGCGCCCAGGCGCCATCTATCAATGTCGGCGCGGCCACCACCGGACAGCCTTTCCCGAATACGGCCCCTGCGTTGTTCACCGATATGGGCGAAACGATGGCGGAAACCTACGCCCGAATTAACGGGTTGCGTTACCTGAATCCAGACATTGTATTTGACGATGAGTGGACCGACGCTAATATTACTGCAAAAGCGGAGAGTTTCAGTTACGCCTATGCCGATTTGGCTGGTAGTGCGCCTATAACAAGCGCATGCGCCTCCCCTAAGGATGCGAAATGTCGTGTGGTGATTAATTACGAGACCCATATTCATCCTCTATGGGGTAAAAATCGTCAGGTCTTGGATGATGACGGAACTACTGTGTTGGCGGATAACACTTGTAACACATGCCACGGACTCACCGACGCCATGACGATGGTTCAAGTTCCCGCAGCACAATTGGATTTAGGCGATGGGCCTTCTACAGATCAGGCGGACCACTTTAAATCGTATCGTGAACTGCTGTTCAACGATGCGGAGCAGGAGCTTATCGAAGGAGTGCTTGTGGACCGTCAGGTTCCTGTCCTGGACAATGAAGGCAACCCAGTATTTGAGACGAATGGCGACGGCGATCTGATTCTGGATGACGATGGCAATCCAATCCCGGTGACGACCACTGTCGCTGTCAATCGCTCGATGACGCCGCAGGGAGCTGTCGCCAGCACTCGCTTTTTCGCGCCTTTCCAGACAGGGGGAAGCCATGAAGGATGGCTTGACCCGGTCGAGTTGAAGTTGATATCCGAGTGGCTGGATATTGGAGCGCAGTACTATAACAACCCATTTGACGTTCCACAGGACTAA
- a CDS encoding LamG domain-containing protein has product MSSIQQQIIRAVAIAIAAVSILLSGCGGNSGASNENLPNTNRPGQGGNYSGPAPATDDVQQFKLGLWDKLSPTNRCGGCHTSGGQTPMFVHKDDINIAYSEANKVVNLSDPSQSRMVSKVLEGHNCWESSVQICGELITKYISDWAGGASGDTKKIDLIAPADKDPGETKNFPSDSALFSSTLYPLLTANCAGCHRESAAIPQSPYFAAAEVDSAYAAAKSKIDLGTPANSRFVVRLRDEFHNCWSGSCANDAAQMLEAVNALSSAIDPDQIDPQLVASKALNLTDGLAANSGGRYEQNVIALYEFKTGEGVTAYDTSGIEPALNLTLSNDVEWVGGWGIKLNGGKAQGATSNSKKLHDLIKATGEYTIEAWVAPGNVTQEGPARIISYSAGVNARNFTLGQVLYSYSFLNRTSETDQNGEPALVTDNNDEDLQATLQHVVATYSPANGRRIYVNGEFTDDEDMTTSGNLNDWDDTFAFVLGNEASNNRPWQGTIRMVAVHNRALTQDQISQNFDAGVGQKFYLLFGTSHLIDVPQSYVVFEVSQFDSYSYLFNAPFFISLDPDVEPSNIPVKGMRLGMNGREVTVGQAYKNMDISLNETSYTPDNGQVMSDRGTIIALEKGPEEDEFFLTFELLGSNSHVFLEAEPTPPGAPADGDPVPEIGLRNFDEINATMSAITGVSTSNPGVRSTFETVKQQLPTVENINTFLASHQMGVTQLAIQYCDALVENSTLRSAFFPGFDFNASASSAFSGAGRDLVIDPLLDKGMGVNLASQPDGADVRAELNQLIDKLVACGGGCSADRTETVVKASCAAVLGSATMLVQ; this is encoded by the coding sequence ATGAGCTCAATACAACAGCAGATAATAAGAGCGGTCGCCATTGCGATCGCCGCGGTCAGCATTCTGCTCAGCGGTTGCGGCGGCAATAGCGGAGCTTCCAATGAGAACCTGCCAAATACAAATCGTCCCGGGCAAGGCGGCAACTATAGCGGCCCAGCCCCAGCGACGGACGACGTGCAACAGTTTAAGCTCGGTCTGTGGGACAAACTTTCTCCCACCAACCGGTGCGGCGGCTGTCATACTTCTGGCGGTCAGACCCCGATGTTCGTGCACAAAGACGACATAAATATCGCTTACTCTGAAGCGAATAAAGTCGTCAATCTCAGCGACCCCTCGCAATCCCGCATGGTCTCGAAAGTGCTCGAAGGCCACAATTGCTGGGAAAGCAGCGTACAGATCTGCGGCGAGCTGATCACCAAGTACATTAGCGACTGGGCTGGCGGCGCTTCCGGCGACACCAAGAAAATTGATCTGATCGCCCCTGCGGACAAAGATCCCGGCGAAACCAAGAACTTCCCCTCTGACTCCGCACTGTTCAGTTCTACCCTTTACCCACTGCTGACCGCGAATTGCGCAGGTTGTCACCGGGAAAGCGCAGCGATTCCGCAATCCCCCTACTTCGCAGCCGCTGAAGTGGATTCCGCCTATGCCGCAGCGAAAAGCAAAATTGATCTGGGCACACCAGCCAACTCACGCTTCGTAGTGCGTTTGCGCGACGAGTTCCACAACTGCTGGTCCGGCTCCTGCGCCAATGACGCAGCGCAAATGCTGGAGGCCGTAAACGCATTGTCCAGCGCCATCGACCCTGACCAGATTGATCCGCAATTGGTCGCCAGTAAGGCGCTCAACCTGACGGATGGTCTGGCGGCGAACAGCGGCGGCCGTTACGAGCAAAATGTTATCGCCTTGTACGAATTCAAAACTGGTGAAGGCGTCACCGCCTATGACACCAGTGGTATTGAGCCCGCACTGAACCTGACTTTGAGCAACGACGTAGAGTGGGTCGGCGGCTGGGGCATCAAGCTTAACGGCGGTAAGGCGCAAGGCGCCACCTCTAATAGCAAGAAGCTGCACGACCTGATCAAAGCGACCGGCGAATACACGATAGAAGCCTGGGTCGCGCCCGGCAACGTTACACAGGAAGGTCCTGCGCGCATCATCAGTTATTCCGCCGGCGTCAACGCCCGTAACTTTACGTTGGGACAGGTTCTGTACAGTTACAGCTTCCTGAACCGCACCAGCGAGACAGATCAGAATGGCGAACCCGCTCTGGTCACAGACAACAATGACGAAGACCTGCAGGCCACATTGCAACATGTGGTCGCCACTTACAGCCCGGCTAACGGACGCCGCATCTATGTAAACGGCGAGTTCACTGACGACGAGGACATGACGACCTCAGGAAACTTGAACGACTGGGACGATACCTTCGCCTTCGTACTGGGCAATGAAGCCTCCAATAATCGCCCCTGGCAAGGAACCATCCGAATGGTGGCGGTGCATAATCGCGCCTTAACGCAGGATCAGATTTCGCAGAATTTTGACGCTGGCGTCGGCCAGAAATTCTACCTGCTGTTTGGAACCTCTCACCTTATCGATGTACCGCAAAGCTATGTCGTGTTCGAAGTCAGCCAGTTCGACAGCTACAGTTATCTGTTCAACGCGCCGTTCTTTATCAGCCTTGACCCGGACGTAGAGCCTTCAAACATTCCCGTCAAAGGCATGCGCCTTGGCATGAACGGCCGTGAAGTCACCGTTGGACAAGCCTATAAGAACATGGACATTTCGCTGAACGAAACCAGCTATACCCCAGACAACGGGCAGGTCATGTCCGACAGAGGCACCATCATCGCCCTGGAAAAAGGGCCAGAAGAAGATGAGTTCTTCCTGACCTTCGAGTTGTTAGGGTCTAACAGTCACGTGTTTCTTGAAGCCGAACCAACACCGCCCGGGGCTCCTGCCGACGGCGATCCAGTTCCTGAAATCGGCCTGCGTAACTTCGACGAAATCAACGCAACCATGTCCGCTATCACCGGCGTCAGCACCTCCAACCCTGGTGTACGATCTACCTTTGAAACGGTGAAGCAGCAGTTGCCCACTGTCGAGAACATCAACACGTTCCTGGCGTCGCATCAAATGGGAGTCACCCAGTTGGCGATCCAGTATTGCGACGCCCTGGTGGAGAACAGCACACTGCGCAGCGCGTTCTTCCCTGGCTTTGATTTCAACGCCAGCGCCTCCAGCGCTTTCTCCGGCGCGGGAAGAGACTTGGTCATTGACCCACTGTTGGATAAAGGCATGGGTGTAAACTTGGCGTCACAACCGGACGGCGCCGATGTTAGAGCCGAATTGAATCAGTTGATCGACAAACTGGTTGCATGCGGCGGCGGATGCTCCGCAGACAGAACCGAAACAGTTGTCAAAGCAAGCTGCGCCGCCGTACTGGGTAGCGCAACGATGCTGGTGCAATAA